In one Ignavibacteriales bacterium genomic region, the following are encoded:
- the xseB gene encoding exodeoxyribonuclease VII small subunit: MKKNNVKSFEDSLKRLEEISNLLDSEEVGLDQAISLYEEGIELSKICMNKLKEAELKISSFKKNLEDNTIEETEFEE, translated from the coding sequence ATGAAAAAAAACAATGTAAAATCATTTGAAGATTCTTTAAAAAGATTAGAAGAAATTTCAAATTTACTTGATAGCGAAGAAGTTGGGTTAGACCAGGCAATATCTCTTTATGAAGAGGGAATTGAGCTTTCTAAAATTTGCATGAACAAATTGAAAGAAGCCGAATTGAAAATTTCTTCATTTAAGAAAAATCTGGAAGACAATACAATTGAAGAAACTGAATTTGAAGAATAA